The following proteins are co-located in the Plasmodium vinckei vinckei genome assembly, chromosome: PVVCY_11 genome:
- a CDS encoding tubulin--tyrosine ligase, putative, which produces MSIYFRELFPSNKVIKFRTDFRNTIYDVFLHREWELTTHETEWNLCWSEKDWINEVYDTLSLKNDQYVNHFRNYYELTRKDLLAKNIKRLKKLYGKAQNTEELKKLDITPLTFVLPLEYKIFLEEYKKKSNRVWIMKPIGKSQGKGIFLFDKISQIKDWSNGAKNRISEDRARENEKDKEKVKDRDKDKDKDKGKENERDKLELYVAQEYIPNPLLIGGKKFDIRLYALILSYYPLTIYIHRSGFARFSHRYFKNEKNNINDITMHLTNVAIQKNAEGYDDNVGGKWFIRELFIYMINRYGYNKIMDLIKNIENCIIQSFLAVHKIIINDKHCFELYGFDILIDNNLKPWLIEVNSSPSFSSNTKEDYNLKFNILDELMTLINIEKYNISQMDRIGDFDCIYRNGEPINNLNPYNFHSYLGANLSGSEHLKQIAKSIKQNLNEKNISINK; this is translated from the exons ggttataaaatttagaaCGGATTTTCGTAATACAATTTATGATGTGTTTTTGCACAGGGAATGGGAGCTCACTACACA TGAAACGGAATGGAATTTATGCTGGTCTGAAAAGGATTGGATAAATGAAGTATATGACACTCTCTCCCTTAAAAATGATCAATATGTCAATCATTTTAGGAATTACTATGAA CTGACTCGTAAAGACCTACTAGccaagaatataaaaaggcTAAAAAAGCTATATGGAAAAGCGCAAAATActgaagaattaaaaaaacttgATATAACACCACTTACCTTTGTTTTACCACtcgaatataaaatatttttagaggaatataaaaaaaaaagtaatcgAGTATGGATCATGAAACCGATTGGAAAATCTCAAGGAAAAggaatttttctttttgataaaatttcTCAAATAAAAGACTGGAGTAATGGTGCTAAAAATAGGATCAGTGAAGATAGGGCCagagaaaatgaaaaagataaagaGAAGGTAAAGGATCGAGATAAAGACAAGGACAAGGACAAGGGAAAGGAAAATGAACGTGATAAGCTTGAGCTATATGTCGCACAAGAATATATTCCTAATCCTTTATTAATTGGAGGAAAGAAATTTGATATACgtttatatgcattaatTTTGTCATATTACCCACtaactatttatatacataggAGTGGGTTTGCTCGATTTTCTCAtagatattttaaaaatgagaaaaataatataaatgatataacaATGCATTTAACAAATGTAgcaatacaaaaaaatgcagAAGGTTATGATGATAATGTAGGAGGAAAATGGTTTATAAGggaattatttatatatatgattaatAGGTatggatataataaaataatggatttaataaaaaatatagaaaattgtATAATACAATCATTTTTAGCTGtccataaaattataataaatgataaacaTTGTTTTGAATTATATGGTTTTGATATACttattgataataatttaaaaccATGGTTAATTGAAGTAAATTCTTCTCCATCTTTTTCTTCAAATACTAAAGAggattataatttaaaatttaatatctTAGACGAATTAATGactttaataaatattgaaaaatacaatatatCACAAATGGACAGGATTGGAGATTTTGATTGTATTTATAGAAATGGTGAACCTATCAACAATCTGAACccttataattttcattccTATCTTg gGGCAAATTTATCAGGAAGTGAGcatttaaaacaaatagcaaaaagtataaaacaaaacttaaacgaaaaaaatatttcgataaataaatga